A part of Paraburkholderia azotifigens genomic DNA contains:
- a CDS encoding cytochrome c biogenesis protein ResB, whose translation MSERPTAEGQICLRVRRNPYELKHAIDLLRSMRFAIALLVILAIASIVGTVLTQEDTYVNYVNQFGPFWADVFRGLDLYDVRVLVVHADPGLLVISVSLCVIDNAPKMVRDARSWKDRVREGAYARSTTKVSSAQLP comes from the coding sequence TTGAGCGAGCGTCCGACGGCCGAAGGCCAGATTTGCTTGAGAGTTCGTAGAAATCCATACGAGCTCAAGCACGCCATTGATCTTCTCAGGTCGATGCGCTTTGCCATAGCTTTGCTGGTGATACTGGCGATCGCAAGCATCGTCGGCACTGTCCTCACACAGGAGGATACGTACGTCAATTATGTGAACCAGTTCGGCCCATTTTGGGCCGACGTCTTCCGCGGGCTAGATCTGTACGACGTACGGGTCCTGGTGGTTCATGCTGATCCTGGTCTTCTTGTCATTTCGGTCTCACTCTGTGTAATTGACAACGCCCCGAAGATGGTCCGGGACGCGCGCAGCTGGAAGGACCGCGTCCGCGAAGGAGCTTACGCGCGTTCCACCACAAAAGTGAGTTCCGCGCAGCTGCCCTAA
- a CDS encoding cytochrome P460 family protein → MFVKELQLTTPQQFPDGSRNEPSGRGLFPGKFNGADVTVKDSKRFAATDGWGYFNFNHFEPKAKMAKVKAKEECAYCHIASAKKDDVWTQFYRLLDDDGT, encoded by the coding sequence ATTTTTGTCAAAGAACTTCAGCTGACCACGCCGCAGCAGTTTCCTGACGGTTCGAGAAATGAGCCGTCCGGTCGCGGCCTGTTCCCTGGGAAGTTCAACGGCGCCGATGTCACTGTGAAAGATTCAAAGCGTTTCGCCGCGACAGACGGTTGGGGATACTTCAACTTCAATCACTTTGAGCCGAAGGCAAAGATGGCGAAAGTCAAGGCGAAAGAAGAATGTGCATACTGCCACATTGCCAGTGCGAAGAAGGATGACGTCTGGACGCAGTTCTATCGACTGCTCGACGATGATGGCACCTGA
- a CDS encoding cupin domain-containing protein, producing the protein MKNAQLRELPVLERFLAALDIGVANFTLCDIRDGWSARFEACATASLHYCMDGSGVLITQHGERVSLSAHSFVLLPPGIGYKIESGKSCATRETNRSRVGDWPWQETVPTVQVGGGDNGISTACGELRLDTTSGSDPFKTLRHPLVAQFEGKSGLRDQFVLLLAESARPGLGSRTLVEALLKQCLILVLRRQIDNGGWTCRGQPASLTGVSPVP; encoded by the coding sequence ATGAAAAACGCGCAGTTACGTGAGCTTCCTGTCCTGGAACGCTTTCTTGCCGCTCTGGACATCGGCGTGGCGAATTTCACGCTCTGTGACATTCGTGATGGCTGGAGCGCTCGGTTCGAGGCCTGCGCGACGGCGAGTCTGCATTACTGCATGGACGGAAGCGGTGTTTTAATAACTCAACACGGTGAACGAGTATCGCTCAGCGCGCACAGTTTCGTACTTCTGCCGCCAGGTATCGGTTACAAAATCGAGAGCGGCAAATCGTGCGCGACGCGCGAAACGAATCGCTCGCGTGTCGGTGACTGGCCTTGGCAAGAGACTGTTCCGACTGTCCAAGTCGGTGGTGGCGACAACGGTATTTCCACCGCATGTGGGGAACTGCGTCTTGACACGACTTCGGGCAGTGACCCGTTCAAGACGTTGCGACACCCGCTCGTCGCTCAGTTCGAAGGCAAGTCAGGATTGAGAGACCAGTTCGTTTTGCTGCTCGCGGAGTCCGCGCGTCCGGGGCTTGGCTCGCGTACCCTGGTCGAAGCGCTGCTGAAGCAGTGTCTGATCCTCGTGCTTCGGCGACAGATAGATAACGGGGGGTGGACCTGCCGTGGGCAGCCGGCGTCGCTGACAGGCGTCTCGCCCGTGCCTTAG
- a CDS encoding helix-turn-helix transcriptional regulator, with translation MSRSAFAAQFMKAFGQSPMAMLKIVRLKKAAELLATTNYPVAEVAKMVGFSSRSNFSLAFNARHGLDPSTFRRRLTSVRERLPE, from the coding sequence ATGAGCCGCTCAGCGTTCGCTGCGCAGTTCATGAAAGCGTTTGGCCAGTCGCCAATGGCGATGCTTAAAATTGTTCGCTTGAAGAAAGCCGCGGAATTGCTGGCTACCACCAACTATCCGGTAGCAGAAGTGGCGAAAATGGTAGGTTTCTCGAGTCGAAGTAACTTCTCACTGGCGTTTAATGCCCGGCACGGCTTGGACCCGAGCACATTCCGACGTCGCCTGACATCTGTGCGAGAGCGCCTACCCGAGTAG
- a CDS encoding porin encodes MRNNVIVTVGCFFLSAAANAQSSVTLFGALDEGVNFTNNVGGHKAWQTSSVDLVISRWGIKGTEDLGGGLHGVFDLESGIVLDNGSAYYGGRLFGYQSYVGLQSDAVGTLTVGRQFDTVTDTIGPMTANGNWAGYLFSHPVDNDNTDASFHTNNSVKYTSPVIAGVSVTALYGFSNAPGGFAENRMYGVGLKYAYKSFTAAAVFQDLSSPGASASGTVSSDDYGFVANNQKIYGAGVSYGLGATAVGIAYTHVHLQQPQSSIYVGSLGKDLASVTFDNVEVNVKYNFTTSLFVGAMYTYSHANLGRDESNRSLHWNEVGLMGQYSLSGRTALYAQVIYQKVSGTSDTILDNAYVPGSAGVSSNSHQVVGRLGIMHAF; translated from the coding sequence ATGAGAAACAACGTCATAGTCACAGTGGGATGCTTTTTCCTAAGCGCCGCGGCGAACGCACAAAGTAGCGTTACTCTATTTGGCGCGCTAGATGAAGGCGTTAATTTCACCAACAATGTTGGAGGCCACAAAGCGTGGCAGACATCCAGCGTCGATCTTGTTATCAGTCGCTGGGGCATCAAAGGAACAGAGGATCTCGGCGGCGGACTTCACGGAGTCTTCGACCTGGAAAGCGGAATTGTTCTCGACAACGGCAGCGCATACTACGGCGGGCGTCTGTTTGGATATCAATCGTATGTAGGCCTTCAATCGGACGCCGTCGGGACACTTACAGTGGGAAGACAGTTCGACACCGTGACTGATACGATTGGGCCGATGACGGCCAATGGAAATTGGGCCGGTTATCTATTCTCTCATCCGGTAGACAATGACAACACAGATGCGTCGTTCCATACGAATAATTCAGTAAAGTACACGAGCCCCGTCATCGCTGGCGTTAGCGTGACCGCACTCTATGGTTTTAGCAACGCTCCCGGGGGATTCGCGGAAAATCGTATGTACGGTGTTGGATTGAAATATGCGTATAAGTCGTTCACGGCGGCGGCTGTTTTCCAAGACCTCTCTTCGCCAGGGGCGAGCGCGAGCGGGACAGTGTCCTCAGATGACTACGGCTTTGTCGCGAACAATCAAAAGATATATGGAGCTGGTGTGTCCTACGGGCTCGGCGCCACCGCGGTTGGCATCGCTTATACGCATGTACACTTGCAGCAGCCTCAGTCGTCGATATATGTAGGCTCGCTAGGCAAGGACCTCGCAAGCGTTACTTTCGACAACGTGGAAGTCAACGTTAAATACAACTTCACTACCAGTTTGTTCGTAGGTGCGATGTACACCTATTCACACGCCAATCTCGGTCGAGATGAGTCAAATCGTTCTCTTCATTGGAATGAAGTCGGTTTAATGGGCCAGTATTCCCTTTCAGGTCGGACAGCCCTATATGCTCAGGTGATCTATCAAAAGGTCAGTGGAACATCCGATACGATTTTAGACAATGCATATGTGCCGGGATCCGCGGGCGTGTCCAGCAATTCTCATCAGGTTGTCGGACGGCTAGGCATCATGCACGCCTTCTAA
- a CDS encoding cupin domain-containing protein produces MKIPSVIGTAFAAVAFTVALPAVAQGVGETVTPNFDHGIPNIPGKSLTAVVVDYAPAGASPAYKHAKSAFIYAYVVSGAIESQVNNGPKRVYHAGESFFEEPGAIHRVSRNASNTQTAKLLAVFVVDTDDKPLTTPAE; encoded by the coding sequence ATGAAAATTCCATCTGTCATCGGCACCGCCTTCGCAGCGGTTGCGTTTACTGTCGCGTTGCCCGCGGTGGCGCAGGGGGTAGGCGAAACGGTCACGCCGAACTTTGATCACGGGATCCCCAACATTCCCGGCAAGTCTTTGACGGCCGTAGTCGTTGATTACGCTCCCGCCGGAGCATCGCCGGCGTACAAGCACGCGAAGTCAGCTTTTATTTATGCCTATGTCGTATCGGGTGCTATCGAGTCGCAAGTGAACAACGGTCCGAAACGGGTCTATCACGCCGGTGAGAGCTTTTTTGAGGAGCCGGGCGCGATCCACCGCGTTAGCCGCAATGCGAGCAATACCCAGACCGCTAAGCTACTCGCGGTATTCGTTGTGGATACCGACGACAAGCCCCTGACGACCCCAGCTGAATAA
- a CDS encoding peroxiredoxin-like family protein, whose amino-acid sequence MLFPRQTAPALVVDTLDHGSFDLASEVPGRMTLICFYRGLHCPTCAMYLRELERLTPEFAERGITTIAISSDSEPRAREMQKKVAANSLRIGYGLPLTEARKWGLYISTSRGKSSIGVDEPEMFSEPGLYLLRPDRTIYYLSVQSMPFVRPNFKELLQALDFAIQHDYPARGEYTGDL is encoded by the coding sequence ATGCTTTTCCCTCGTCAGACGGCACCTGCGCTTGTCGTTGATACCCTGGACCATGGTTCGTTCGATCTCGCCTCGGAAGTGCCCGGGCGAATGACGCTGATTTGTTTTTATCGCGGGCTTCATTGTCCCACCTGTGCAATGTATCTAAGGGAGCTGGAACGACTCACGCCAGAATTCGCTGAGCGAGGCATTACGACGATTGCCATCAGTTCCGATAGCGAACCTCGCGCGAGAGAGATGCAGAAAAAGGTTGCGGCTAACAGCTTGCGCATCGGTTATGGTCTACCGCTGACGGAAGCCCGAAAATGGGGACTTTATATCTCCACATCTCGTGGCAAATCGTCCATCGGGGTCGATGAACCTGAAATGTTCTCCGAACCCGGCTTGTACCTGCTACGTCCGGACCGGACGATTTACTATCTTTCGGTCCAGTCCATGCCGTTCGTGCGCCCCAATTTTAAGGAGCTACTGCAGGCTCTCGATTTCGCGATTCAGCATGACTACCCGGCACGCGGCGAGTACACAGGCGACCTTTAA